A part of Osmerus mordax isolate fOsmMor3 chromosome 10, fOsmMor3.pri, whole genome shotgun sequence genomic DNA contains:
- the LOC136950432 gene encoding zinc finger protein Pegasus-like, with translation MEEIKSEPLDFVKDFQEYLTQQTQHVNMISGSVGVDRETESPPQTAATESEHNGLDHPSVEVSLDDSSGLLADDFERTYDGKLKCRYCNYASKGTARLIEHMRIHTGEKPHRCHLCPFASAYERHLEAHMRSHTGEKPYKCELCSFRCSDRSNLSHHRRRRHKLLPMKGPRSTLSSRKMLSVLQKRTSSLAYTRRLFINFSPPSMVVQNPDYPNDLSHELPHLHSNAYEAHAGDGKDARHMMTDNPLNQLSTLAGQLASLPPECQTTVSPDRDEKPFLIQQASCTPAEASAGGPHTSPPGSSEPPARRNYSPVAGPSSEHSSASISNSMPSTPVPGLPPQDPQLLHSCQYCQTYFADNILYTIHMGCHSYENPFQCNICGSKCSDKYDFACHFAQGQHKQ, from the exons ATGGAAGAAATCAAATCAGAGCCTCTCGATTTTGTGAAAGACTTCCAAGAGTATCTGACACAGCAAACCCAGCATGTCAACATGATCTCTGGTTCCGTGGGTgttgacagagaaacagaatcTCCACCACAAACTG CTGCTACAGAGAGTGAGCATAATGGGCTGGACCATCCTTCTGTGGAGGTGTCACTGGATGACAGCTCAGGGTTACTTGCAGATGATTTTGAGAGGACCTACGATGGCAAGCTAAAGTGCCGCTACTGCAACTATGCCAGCAAAGGCACAGCTCGGCTGATAGAGCACATGCGCATCCATACAG GAGAAAAGCCCCATCGCTGCCACCTGTGCCCATTTGCATCAGCTTATGAGCGGCACTTAGAGGCCCACATGCGCTCTCACACtggggagaagccctacaagTGCGAGCTCTGCTCCTTCCGCTGCAGTGACCGCAGCAACCTGTCCCACCACCGTCGCCGCCGCCACAAGCTGCTGCCCATGAAGGGGCCGCGCTCCACGCTTTCCAGTCGGAAGATGCTCAGTGTCCTGCAAAAGAGGACCAGCTCCTTGGCCTACACCAGGAGGCTCTTCATCAACTTCAGTCCTCCATCCATGGTGGTGCAAAACCCGGATTATCCGAATGACCTCTCACATGAGCTACCCCACCTGCATTCTAATGCATATGAAGCACATGCCGGCGATGGCAAGGATGCACGGCATATGATGACGGACAACCCACTGAACCAGTTGTCAACGTTGGCAGGCCAGTTAGCCAGCCTGCCTCCTGAATGCCAGACCACTGTGTCTCCAGACAGGGATGAGAAACCATTTCTTATCCAGCAGGCTTCTTGTACACCGGCTGAAGCGTCTGCAGGTGGACCTCACACGTCTCCCCCcggctcatcagagcccccagCACGCAGGAACTACAGCCCAGTAGCAGGCCCCAGCAGTGAACACAGCTCAGCTAGCATTAGCAACAGCATGCCCAGCACACCTGTCCCTGGCCTGCCACCACAGGACCCTCAGCTGCTTCACAGCTGCCAGTACTGCCAGACCTACTTTGCAGACAACATCCTCTACACCATCCACATGGGCTGCCACAGCTATGAGAATCCATTCCAGTGCAACATCTGTGGCAGTAAGTGCAGTGATAAGTATGACTTTGCTTGCCATTTTGCTCAGGGACAGCATAAGCAGTAA
- the LOC136950703 gene encoding L-seryl-tRNA(Sec) kinase-like, producing MDLNKTPAKVQSERACLCVLCGLPASGKSTLAQAVKTLTGQQHWRSSVISYDNLIPDYAFHSKTVEGFEDTVQRETKWRLYRQAILQCVEHILQNPQALELPPTTCYINSFAWRQCVYAVRATEGSNTHQTPLILLLDDNFYYRSMRYEVYQLARKYSIGFCQVYLHCPAESCIDRNQRRPQALPNEVIIAMAQRMEPPNPEKNPWEQSSISLDTKDGFTDKALQKLKELISIALDNPLSPVQDNTEQKVADRLICANSVVHKSDQACRHRVSQAMQKARENKMSPDHMRSLAAELNNSKTTFLQNLRKQVLRDLPNTPRETIDGESVAKRALDVFDQDTKEIMARFLLN from the exons ATGGATTTAAACAAAACGCCTGCAAAGGTTCAAAGTGagcgtgcatgcttgtgtgttctCTGCGGTTTACCGGCATCAGGAAAATCAACACTCGCTCAGGCTGTCAAGACTCTGACTGGTCAGCAACACTGGAGATCATCGGTTATATCTTATGATAATCTGATTCCAGATTATGCTTTTCATTCCAAAACAGTCGAGGGTTTTGAAGACACGGTACAGAGG gaAACTAAATGGAGGTTGTACAGGCAAGCAATTCTACAATGTGTCGAGCATATCCTGCAGAATCCTCAAGCCTTGgagctgccacccaccacctgCTATATCAACAGTTTTGCTTGGAGACAATGTGTTTATGCGGTAAGGGCTACAGAGGGCTCCAACACCCACCAAACACCACTCATCCTTCTACTGGATGACAACTTCTACTACCGAAGCATGAGATATGAAGTGTATCAACTGGCAAGAAAGT ACTCCATTGGATTTTGTCAGGTGTATCTGCACTGTCCAGCGGAATCATGCATAGACAGAAACCAAAGACGACCCCAGGCCTTACCCAATGAAGTCATCATTGCGATGGCCCAGCGCATGGAGCCTCCCAATCCTGAGAAGAATCCATGGGAGCAGAGCAGCATCTCACTGGACACCAAAGACGGCTTCACAGACAAGGCCTT ACAGAAGTTGAAGGAGCTTATCTCTATAGCTTTGGACAACCCACTGAGCCCAGTTCAGGACAACACAGAACAAAAG GTGGCAGATCGTCTAATCTGTGCCAACAGTGTCGTTCATAAATCTGACCAGGCTTGTCGACACCGGGTATCTCAGGCCATGCAGAAGGCAAGAG AGAACAAGATGTCTCCAGATCATATGAGGTCTCTGGCAGCAGAGTTGAATAACTCAAAGACAACATTTCTTCAAAACCTGCGAAAGCAAGTTCTTCGAGACCTACCTAACACCCCACGGGAAAccatagatggagagagtgtggcAAAAAGAGCACTGGATGTTTTTGATCAAGATACAAAGGAAATCATGGCAAGATTCCTTCTGAATTAA